The Mycolicibacterium brumae DNA window ACCAGCCGTCTCAGCGGGGAGCCGGGTTTGAGCAGGTGCTGCTGCCCGACGACCTCGTCCAGGCTGGCCGGACGCATCCGGACCGCCAGCGGCGCGTCGGGCGGGGTGGCCCGGCCGGTCGGTTCGTCGGGCTCGACGTCGAACAGTCCCGCGCCTGCGTCGCTCACGGGTTCCAATCTAGGCGAGGCTGGTGCGCAACCGATCGCTCGGCGGGCCAACACCCGGCGAGCGCACGCTTGGGTACGCACGCCTGTGTGCCTAACCGTGCGCTCGGGGAGAAATATCAGGCGAGCGCTCGCTTGGGTACAGCTCTCAAGTGGTGACGAAGTCGATCAGCTCTTCCACGCGGCCGATCAGTGCGGGCTCCAGGTCATTCCAGTCCCGGACCTGCGAACGGATGCGCTGCCAGGCATTGGCGATATCGGTCTGGTCACGGTGCGGCCAGCCCAGGTGCGCGCAGACGCCCTTCTTCCAGTCAGTGCCGCGCGGGATGTCCGGCCAGGCCTTCAGGCCCACCCGGGCGGGTTTGACCGCGGCCCAGATGTCGATGAAGGGGTGGCCCACCACCAGCGTGTTCGGCCCGCCCGGGCCGCGGGCGACCGCGGCGGCGATGCGGGATTCCTTGGAGCCGGCGACCAGGTGGTCCACCAGCACACCGAGCCGGCGCCTCGGGGTGGGCGCGAACTCGGCGACGATGGCGGGCAGGTCGTCGGCGCCACCGAGGTACTCCACCACCACGCCTTCGATGCGCAGGTCCGCGCCCCAGACCTGCTCGACGAGTTCGGCGTCGTGGCGGCCCTCGACGTAGATGCGGCTGGGCAGCGCGACCTTCGCCCGGGCGCCGGGCACCGCGACGGAGCCGGATTTGGTGCGGGCCGCCGCGGCGGGCGCCTTGGCACGCGGCGGGGTGAGGGTGACGGGTTTGCCGTCGATCAGGTAGCCGGGGCCGACCGGGAAGCCGCGGACCTGGCCGCGCCGGTCCTCCAGATCCATCCGGCCGTACTCGACGCGCACCACGGCGCCGACGTAGCCACTGGTCGCGTCCTCCACCACCATGCCGATCTCGACGGGTTGCTCGGTCGAGCGGAC harbors:
- a CDS encoding DUF3097 domain-containing protein encodes the protein MSDRYGMDVLAKNPHERRKVRSTEQPVEIGMVVEDATSGYVGAVVRVEYGRMDLEDRRGQVRGFPVGPGYLIDGKPVTLTPPRAKAPAAAARTKSGSVAVPGARAKVALPSRIYVEGRHDAELVEQVWGADLRIEGVVVEYLGGADDLPAIVAEFAPTPRRRLGVLVDHLVAGSKESRIAAAVARGPGGPNTLVVGHPFIDIWAAVKPARVGLKAWPDIPRGTDWKKGVCAHLGWPHRDQTDIANAWQRIRSQVRDWNDLEPALIGRVEELIDFVTT